One part of the Megachile rotundata isolate GNS110a chromosome 16, iyMegRotu1, whole genome shotgun sequence genome encodes these proteins:
- the Cpr gene encoding cytochrome P450 reductase isoform X1, translating into MELPTAGASQPQAIRMAGSPVLENEDKVEVLDEPLFSTLDIVLLSALLLAALWWLMRRNKQETYTPVTKSYSIQPTMFPTVQPSENSFIKKLKTSGRSLVVFYGSQTGTAEEFAGRLAKEGIRYKMKGMVADPEECDMEELIHLKTIPNSLAVFCLATYGEGDPTDNAMEFVDWLKNGDADLNGLNYAVFGLGNKTYEHYNEVAIYVDHRLEQLGATRVFELGLGDDDANIEDDFITWKDKFWPTVCEFFGIEGAGEDVSIRQYKLTEHADLPIERIYTGEIARLHSFKTQRAPFDAKNPYLAPVKVNRELHGPTSERSCMHIEFDIDGSKMRYEAGDHLAVYPVNNAELVNKIGKKCGVDLDTVFTLTNTDEESTKKHPFPCPCSYRTALTHYLDITSNPRTHVLKELAEYCSDAEDKEKLKLMASTTAEGKAAYQQWVVQENRNIVHILEDIPSLKPALDHLCELLPRLQCRYYSISSSPKLHPTSIHITAVVVEYKTPTGRINRGVTTSWLKEKHPSDPPCYVPIFVRKSQFRLPTRTSTPIILVGPGTGIAPFRAFIQERDLAKKEGKEVGDTILYFGCRKKEEDFLYREELEEYVKNGTLILHTAFSREQSQKVYVTHLLEKNKDELWRVIGEQNGHIYVCGDAKNMARDVHNILLKVVMEKGNMKELDAADYIKKMDSQKRYSSDVWS; encoded by the exons ATGGAATTACCG ACTGCAGGCGCTTCACAACCTCAAGCAATAAGAATGGCAGGTTCTCCAGTGCTGGAGAACGAAGATAAGGTTGAAGTTCTTGATGAACCACTCTTTAGTACTTTAGATATTGTTCTCCTCAGTGCCCTTTTACTGGCTGCACTATGGTGGTTAATGCGCAGAAACAAACAAGAAACTTATACGCCAGTTACAAAATCCTACTCCATTCA gcCAACAATGTTCCCTACGGTGCAGCCATCAGAGAATTCATTCATAAAAAAGCTGAAAACTTCTGGAAGAAGTTTAGTAGTATTCTATGGTAGTCAAACAGGAACTGCTGAAGAATTTGCTGGCAGGCTGGCTAAAGAGGGTATTCGGTACAAAATGAAGGGTATGGTGGCTGATCCTGAAGAATGTGATAtg gAGGAATTAATACATCTGAAAACAATTCCAAATAGTTTGGCAGTATTTTGTTTAGCTACGTATGGAGAGGGTGACCCTACAGACAATGCTATGGAATTTGTTGATTGGCTGAAAAATGGTGATGCTGACTTGAATGGACTAAACTATGCT gtatTTGGACTTGGAAATAAAACTTATGAACATTATAATGAAGTGGCAATATATGTTGATCACAGATTAGAGCAACTTGGTGCAACACGTGTTTTTGAATTAGGATTGGGGGATGATGATGCTAA CATAGAAGATGATTTTATCACCTGGAAAGATAAATTTTGGCCAACAGTGTGTGAATTCTTTGGAATTGAAGGTGCAGGCGAAGATGTTAGTATTCGGCAATACAAACTTACTGAACATGCTGATTTACCAATTGAACGTATTTATACTGGTGAAATAGCTCGTCTTCATTCCTTCAAAACTCAAAGAGC ACCATTTGATGCAAAGAATCCTTATTTAGCTCCTGTGAAAGTCAATCGTGAACTCCATGGTCCAACTTCAGAAAGATCATGTATGCATATAGAATTTGATATAGATGGATCAAAAATGCGTTATGAAGCTGGAGATCATTTAGCAGTATATCCAGTGAATAATGCAGAATTAGTAAATAAGATTGGCAAGAAATGCGGTGTAGATTTAGACACTGTGTTCACTTTAACAAATACAGATGAGGAATCTACCAAAAAGCATCCATTCCCTTGTCCATGTTCTTATAGAACTGCTTTGACACATTATTTAGATATTACTAGCAATCCACGTACTCATGTCCTCAAAGAATTAGCAGAATATTGTAGTGATGCAGAagataaagaaaaattaaaattgatggcATCAACCACTGCTGAAGGCAAAGCTGCATATCAACAATGGGTAGTGCAAGAAAATAGAAACATTGTACACATTTTAGAAGATATTCCTTCGTTAAAACCAGCTCTAGATCACTTGTGTGAGCTTTTACCAAGATTACAGTGTcgttattattcaatttcttcTTCACCAAAg ttACATCCGACATCGATTCATATTACTGCAGTTGTAGTTGAATATAAAACACCTACGGGTAGAATTAACAGAGGCGTGACGACCAGCTGGTTGAAAGAGAAACATCCATCAGATCCGCCGTGTTATGTTCCTATCTTTGTACGAAAATCTCAATTTCGTTTACCAACTCGAACATCAACTCCTATTATTCTAGTTGGGCCAGGTACTGGCATAGCACCATTTAGAGCATTCATACAAGAACGAGATCTTGCAAAGAAAGAag gaaaaGAAGTAGGagatacaattttatacttcGGATGTAGGAAGAAGGAAGAAGATTTTCTTTACAGAGAAGAACTTGAAGAATATGTAAAGAATGGTACTTTAATATTACATACTGCATTTAGCAGAGAGCAGTCTCAGAAAGTGTATGTTAcacatttattagaaaaaaataaagacgAATTATGGAGAGTGATCGGTGAACAAAATGGACATATTTATGTCTGTGG TGATGCTAAAAATATGGCTCGTGATGTACACAATATTTTACTGAAAGTTGTAATGGAGAAAGGAAATATGAAAGAATTAGATGCTGCAGATTATATCAAGAAAATGGACTCGCAGAAGCGTTATTCGAGTGACGTATGGAGTTGa
- the l(1)G0007 gene encoding ATP-dependent RNA helicase l(1)G0007: MDTSNESPLYRLEGTDKNQTGGLIIRKKPSDHTFKKPQVSVLGLDKLAKRKRQENSQETKSKSESNSPKSESRERKYRSYAEETPTHTGGVNYEAQKRLESRLKHQRLSAQDKQHRHSYKDRDRDRNRERDRDRERSRSRDSVRQTPLRFKDEPQTPLFKTKDPTSKSNWDDDEDEEPRKSSWDHPTPNLYTSKDGRESIRSEFTPSYKYNSWNKDRKASGATPIIDGEEKELWEEEQQRLDREWYALDDGENHAFADVSEEYTRKKEMELEAKRQKRLSAQQRQINKDNELWERNRMLTSGVVSSLDHDDDPDDEGETRVHLLVHNVVPPFLDGRIVFTKQPEPVVPVRDPTSDMALVARKGSALVRAYREQKERKRAQKKHWELAGTHIGNIMGVRDRHKDDREDPGQETDFKAGQKYARHIKGDEVTGEAKYRSIQHQRRSLPVFAVRQELLNVIRENSVVVIVGETGSGKTTQLTQYLHEDGYSRYGIIGCTQPRRVAAMSVAKRVSDEMATTLGDKVGYAIRFEDCTSKDTVIKYMTDGILLRESLREGDLDRYSVIIMDEAHERSLSTDVLFGLLREVVARRHDLKLIVTSATMDSSKFSTFFGNAATFQIPGRTFPVEVLHAKNPVEDYVDAAVKQVLQIHLQPRSGDVLVFMPGQEDIEVTCEALKERLAEIESAPPLSILPIYSQLPSDLQAKIFQRSEGGLRKCVVATNIAETSLTVDGIVFVVDSGYCKLKVYNPRIGMDALQVYPVSRANADQRAGRAGRTGPGTCYRLYTRRQYLDELLLTGVPEIQRTNLANTVLLLKSLGVQDLLAFHFMDPPPQDNILNSLYQLWILGALDHTGRLTPLGRQMAEFPLDPPQCQMLIVASQLGCTADILIIVSMLSVPSIFYRPKGREEDSDSAREKFQVPESDHLTYLNVYSQWKANGYSSSWCNDHFIHAKAMRKVREVRQQLEEILKQQKMEVVSCGTDWDIVRKCICSAYFHQAARLKGIGEYVNCRTGMPCHLHPTSALFGMGFTPDYVVYHELVMTAKEYMQCVTAVDGHWLAELGPMFFSVKETGRSGRAKRRQAMQHLHEMEGQMKEAEEEMKARAQEQLEREQASIRKQEILTPGIREPGTPAPYRKTPGRLGL; this comes from the exons ATGGATACGTCAAATGAATCACCTTTGTATAGGTTAGAAGGAACGGACAAAAATCAAACAGGAGGGTTAATTATTCGAAAAAAACCCTCTGATCATACGTTTAAAAAGCCCCAAGTGTCCGTTTTAGGTCTTGATAAACTTGCAAAGCGGAAAAGGCAAGAAAATTCGCAGGAAACTAAATCAAAATCAGAATCAAATTCGCCAAAGTCAGAGAGTAGAGAAAGAAAATATCGTTCTTATGCAGAAGAAACTCCAACGCATACTGGTGGAGTAAATTATGAGGCACAGAAAAGATTGGAATCACGATTGAAACATCAGAGACTAAGTGCCCAAGACAAACAACACAGGCACAGTTATAAggatagagatagagatagaaatagggaaagagatagagacagagaaagaagtaGAAGCAGGGATAGCGTCAGGCAAACACCCTTAAGATTTAAAGATGAACCACAAACTccattatttaaaacaaaa gATCCAACATCTAAAAGTAACTGGGATGATGATGAAGATGAAGAACCAAGAAAATCAAGTTGGGACCATCCAACACCAAATCTGTATACCAGCAAAGATGGTAGAGAAAGTATCAGAAGCGAATTCACACCTTCCTATAAATATAATTCTTGGAATAAAGATCGGAAAGCTAGTGGTGCTACCCCAATCATAGATGGAGAAGAGAAAGAATTATGGGAAGAAGAGCAACAAAG ATTGGATAGAGAATGGTATGCCTTGGATGATGGGGAAAATCATGCATTTGCTGATGTATCTGAAGAATACACACGCAAAAAGGAAATGGAACTTGAAGCAAAAAGACAGAAACGTCTATCTGCACAGCAACGACAAATAAATAAGGACAATGAATTATGGGAACGTAATAGAATGTTAACATCCGGTGTTGTAAGTTCTTTAGATCATGATGATGATCCTGATGATGAAGGAGAGACTAGAGTGCATCTTTTGGTTCATAATGTAGTTCCTCCATTTCTGgatg GTCGAATTGTATTCACCAAACAACCAGAACCTGTTGTACCTGTGCGTGATCCTACTTCTGACATGGCTCTTGTAGCAAGAAAAGGATCAGCTTTGGTGCGCGCATATCGCGAACAAAAGGAACGAAAAAGAGCACAGAAGAAACATTGGGAATTAGCTGGTACtcatattggtaatattatGGGTGTGCGTGATAGACATAAAGATGACAGAGAAGATCCAGGACAAGAAACTGACTTCAAAGCGGGTCAGAAGTACGCTCGTCATATAAAAGGTGATGAAGTTACTGGAGAAGCTAAATACAGATCAATTCAACACCAACGAAGGAGTCTTCCGGTATTTGCCGTGCGTCAAGAATTATTAAACGTTATAAGAGAAAATAGCGTTGTAGTTATAGTTGGTGAAACTGGTAGTGGAAAAACTACACAATTAACACAATATCTTCATGAAGATGGTTATAGTCGTTATGGAATAATCGGCTGTACGCAACCTCGACGAGTTGCAGCTATGTCTGTAGCTAAACGAGTTTCAGATGAGATGGCTACTACTTTAGGAGACAAAGTAGGATATGCTATTCGTTTTGAAGATTGTACTTCAAAAGat ACTGTTATTAAATATATGACTGACGGTATTTTACTAAGAGAAAGCTTAAGAGAGGGCGATTTAGATCGGTACAGTGTCATTATTATGGATGAAGCTCATGAAAGATCTTTGTCTACTGATGTTTTATTTGGTTTACTTAGAGAG GTTGTGGCACGAAGACATGACTTGAAGTTGATTGTAACATCAGCTACAATGGATTCCAGTAAATTTTCAACGTTTTTTGGAAACGCTGCAACCTTTCAGATTCCTGGTCGTACTTTTCCAGTTGAAGTGTTACATGCAAAGAATCCAGTAGAAGATTACGTGGACGCTGCAGTGAAGCAAGTTCTACAAATTCATTTGCAACCACGTTCCGGTGATGTGTTAGTTTTCATGCCTGGTCAAGAAGATATTGAAGTCACATGTGAGGCTCTCAAGGAACGTTTAGCGGAAATTGAATCAGCACCTCCGCTTTCAATTTTACCCATTTACTCGCAGTTGCCTTCAGATTTACAGGCTAAAATTTTTCAACGTTCAGAAGGGGGCTTACGAAAATGCGTAGTAGCAACGAACATAGCCGAAACTTCATTGACTGTAGATGGAATTGTGTTCGTTGTAGATTCAGGATATTGTAAACTGAAGGTTTATAATCCACGAATTGGTATGGATGCCTTACAAGTGTATCCAGTATCCAGAGCCAACGCTGACCAAAGAGCGGGCAGAGCAGGACGTACTGGTCCTGGCACTTGTTACAGATTATACACACGAAGACAATATCTTGATGAATTACTATTAACTGGTGTTCCAGAAATACAGCGTACCAATTTAGCGAATACTGTATTATTACTAAAATCGTTGGGTGTTCAAGATTTGTTAGCCTTCCATTTCATGGATCCTCCACCTCAAGATAACATACTGAATTCTTTATATCAACTATGGATCTTGGGCGCATTAGATCACACAGGACGTTTAACGCCTTTGGGACGTCAAATGGCAGAATTTCCTTTGGACCCACCTCAGTGTCAAATGCTTATAGTTGCTTCTCAACTCGGTTGCACAGCAGACATACTCATCATAG TTTCTATGTTATCAGTGCCTTCAATATTTTATCGGCCGAAAGGTCGCGAAGAAGATTCCGATTCGGCAAGAGAGAAATTTCAAGTACCGGAATCTGATcatttaacatatttaaatGTATATAGTCAATGGAAAGCGAATGGTTATTCTAGTTCATGGTGCAATGATCACTTCATACATGCAAAGGCTATGCGCAAAGTAAGAGAGGTTCGACAGCAGTTGGaggaaattttaaaacaacAAAAAATGGAAGTTGTTAGCTGTGGCACGGATTGGGATATTGTACGGAAATGTATTTGCTCCGCATATTTCCATCAGGCAGCTCGTTTAAAAGGAATTGGTGAATATGTGAATTGCCGTACCGGAATGCCGTGTCATCTTCATCCAACTTCAGCATTGTTTGGTATGGGATTCACACCAGACTACGTAGTGTATCATGAGCTCGTAATGACCGCCAAAGAATATATGCAATGTGTCACTGCCGTTGATGGACACTGGCTGGCCGAATTGGGTCCAATGTTCTTCAGCGTGAAAGAAACGGGAAGAAGTGGACGTGCAAAAAGACGCCAAGCAATGCAACATTTACACGAGATGGAAGGACAAATGAAAGAAGCTGAAGAAGAAATGAAAGCAAGAGCACAAGAACAACTTGAACGGGAACAAGCTTCTATCAGAAA ACAAGAAATACTGACGCCGGGTATCAGAGAACCAGGAACACCTGCTCCCTATCGTAAAACCCCAGGTAGATTAGGGTTATAA
- the LOC105663157 gene encoding ras-related protein Rab-34: MLETRSAVYKMLEVARKERQIDNWPPPFSSDITLYNERNFDTIVRQSCMRKCITLKISKAIVIGDVSVGKSCLINRFCHKVFDNNYKATIGVDFEVERFDILGIPFHLQIWDTAGQERFKSIAAAYYRGANVIMVVFDLANLLSLGHCQQWFSEAAQCNREPYHVFLIGTKRDLLVNYFVHTIGQY, encoded by the exons ATGTTGGAAACACGTTCAGCTGTTTATAAAATGTTAGAAGTGGCGCGCAAAGAGCGACAG atTGATAACTGGCCACCACCATTTTCTTCGGATATTACATTATACAACGAAAGAAATTTCGATACAATTGTTAGACAATCGTGCATGAGAAAgtgtataactttgaaaatttctaaggcAATAGTAATAGGAGATGTTTCAGTTGGAAAATCATGCCTAATAAAtcg ATTTTGTCACAAAGTATTTGACAATAACTACAAAGCAACAATTGGTGTGGATTTTGAGGTAGAAAGGTTTGATATTCTGGGCATACCATTTCACTTACAAAT atGGGACACAGCTGGCCAAGAAAGATTTAAGTCTATAGCTGCAGCTTATTATAGAGGGGCAAACg tgatcatggttgtgtttGATCTGGCCAACTTGCTATCTTTAGGACATTGTCAACAATGGTTCAGTGAAGCTGCTCAATGTAACAGGGAACCATATCATGTGTTTTTAATAGGCACCAAACGTGACTTACtggtaaattattttgttcacACAATTGGAcaatattga
- the RpL23A gene encoding ribosomal protein L23A, whose translation MAPKPKPTDKAASKSSEKKTTEKKAEKKPATAASTSKVTKPAAKPASAAKKAAPAKAASATKPAAKPAAKSAPKVAAKPVATKPKKPTQPAKKTPKGGKAAAPLQKALKAQKKILKGVHGSRVRKIRTSVHFYRPKTFRPPRNPKYPRKCVPNRNRMDAFNIIKFPLTTEAAMKKIEDNNTLVFIVHTRANKYHIKSSIKKLYDVDVAKVNTLIGPDGKKKAYVRLTRDYDALDVANKIGII comes from the exons ATGGCTCCGAAACCGAAGCCCACGGATAAAGCAG cAAGCAAATCGTCTGAGAAGAAGACGACAGAGAAAAAGGCGGAGAAGAAACCAGCAACAGCTGCTTCGACGTCAAAAGTAACAAAACCAGCTGCAAAACCAGCTAGTGCCGCAAAGAAAGCAGCGCCTGCTAAAGCAGCAAGCGCCACAAAGCCTGCAGCAAAACCAGCAGCAAAGTCTGCACCTAAAGTTGCAGCAAAACCAGTGGCCACTAAACCTAAGAAACCTACTCAACCTGCAAAGAAAACACCCAAAGGTGGAAAAGCGGCTGCGCCACTTCAGAAAGCACTTAAAGCTCAGAAAAAG ATATTGAAAGGTGTCCATGGATCAAGAGTAAGGAAAATAAGGACATCTGTCCATTTCTATCGCCCAAAAACTTTCAGGCCACCAAGGAATCCAAAATATCCACGAAAATGTGTCCCAAACAGAAATCG TATGGATGCATTCAACATCATTAAATTTCCATTGACTACTGAAGCTGCTATGAAAAAGATTGAGGACAACAACACATTAGTTTTTATTGTACATACTCGTGCTAATAAATACCACATTAAGTCTTCGATTAAGAAGCTATATGATGTTGATGTGGCTAAAGTTAACACTCTAATTGGACCCGATGGTAAAAAGAAGGCATATGTGCGATTAACTCGTGATTATGATGCTCTTGATGTTGCTAATAAGATTGGTATAATATAA
- the Cpr gene encoding cytochrome P450 reductase isoform X2, whose product MKSFSKFLRVTLKCYNYNSAIQRRFITLSLPPTFEVFGLGNKTYEHYNEVAIYVDHRLEQLGATRVFELGLGDDDANIEDDFITWKDKFWPTVCEFFGIEGAGEDVSIRQYKLTEHADLPIERIYTGEIARLHSFKTQRAPFDAKNPYLAPVKVNRELHGPTSERSCMHIEFDIDGSKMRYEAGDHLAVYPVNNAELVNKIGKKCGVDLDTVFTLTNTDEESTKKHPFPCPCSYRTALTHYLDITSNPRTHVLKELAEYCSDAEDKEKLKLMASTTAEGKAAYQQWVVQENRNIVHILEDIPSLKPALDHLCELLPRLQCRYYSISSSPKLHPTSIHITAVVVEYKTPTGRINRGVTTSWLKEKHPSDPPCYVPIFVRKSQFRLPTRTSTPIILVGPGTGIAPFRAFIQERDLAKKEGKEVGDTILYFGCRKKEEDFLYREELEEYVKNGTLILHTAFSREQSQKVYVTHLLEKNKDELWRVIGEQNGHIYVCGDAKNMARDVHNILLKVVMEKGNMKELDAADYIKKMDSQKRYSSDVWS is encoded by the exons ATGAAaagtttctcaaaatttctacgtgTAACACTGAAGTGTTACAACTACAATAGCGCTATCCAGCGGCGTTTTATAACATTATCTTTACCGCCAACATTCGAG gtatTTGGACTTGGAAATAAAACTTATGAACATTATAATGAAGTGGCAATATATGTTGATCACAGATTAGAGCAACTTGGTGCAACACGTGTTTTTGAATTAGGATTGGGGGATGATGATGCTAA CATAGAAGATGATTTTATCACCTGGAAAGATAAATTTTGGCCAACAGTGTGTGAATTCTTTGGAATTGAAGGTGCAGGCGAAGATGTTAGTATTCGGCAATACAAACTTACTGAACATGCTGATTTACCAATTGAACGTATTTATACTGGTGAAATAGCTCGTCTTCATTCCTTCAAAACTCAAAGAGC ACCATTTGATGCAAAGAATCCTTATTTAGCTCCTGTGAAAGTCAATCGTGAACTCCATGGTCCAACTTCAGAAAGATCATGTATGCATATAGAATTTGATATAGATGGATCAAAAATGCGTTATGAAGCTGGAGATCATTTAGCAGTATATCCAGTGAATAATGCAGAATTAGTAAATAAGATTGGCAAGAAATGCGGTGTAGATTTAGACACTGTGTTCACTTTAACAAATACAGATGAGGAATCTACCAAAAAGCATCCATTCCCTTGTCCATGTTCTTATAGAACTGCTTTGACACATTATTTAGATATTACTAGCAATCCACGTACTCATGTCCTCAAAGAATTAGCAGAATATTGTAGTGATGCAGAagataaagaaaaattaaaattgatggcATCAACCACTGCTGAAGGCAAAGCTGCATATCAACAATGGGTAGTGCAAGAAAATAGAAACATTGTACACATTTTAGAAGATATTCCTTCGTTAAAACCAGCTCTAGATCACTTGTGTGAGCTTTTACCAAGATTACAGTGTcgttattattcaatttcttcTTCACCAAAg ttACATCCGACATCGATTCATATTACTGCAGTTGTAGTTGAATATAAAACACCTACGGGTAGAATTAACAGAGGCGTGACGACCAGCTGGTTGAAAGAGAAACATCCATCAGATCCGCCGTGTTATGTTCCTATCTTTGTACGAAAATCTCAATTTCGTTTACCAACTCGAACATCAACTCCTATTATTCTAGTTGGGCCAGGTACTGGCATAGCACCATTTAGAGCATTCATACAAGAACGAGATCTTGCAAAGAAAGAag gaaaaGAAGTAGGagatacaattttatacttcGGATGTAGGAAGAAGGAAGAAGATTTTCTTTACAGAGAAGAACTTGAAGAATATGTAAAGAATGGTACTTTAATATTACATACTGCATTTAGCAGAGAGCAGTCTCAGAAAGTGTATGTTAcacatttattagaaaaaaataaagacgAATTATGGAGAGTGATCGGTGAACAAAATGGACATATTTATGTCTGTGG TGATGCTAAAAATATGGCTCGTGATGTACACAATATTTTACTGAAAGTTGTAATGGAGAAAGGAAATATGAAAGAATTAGATGCTGCAGATTATATCAAGAAAATGGACTCGCAGAAGCGTTATTCGAGTGACGTATGGAGTTGa